TAAACATATCATATTTACCTGTCGTAAAATGACATTCCACAATTTCCGGAATAGCTTCAAGCGCCTTTGTCACTGCGTCAAATGATTCCGGATCTTTCAGGTAAATACCAATATAGGCACAAGTTTCATAACCGATCTTTTCCGGATCGATAACGTATTCCGATCCTTTTAAAATACCTAAATTCGTCAGTTTTTGTATGCGTTGATGTATGGCTGCGCCGGAAACATTACAAGCTCTTGCCACTTCCAGAAAAGGAATACGGGCATTATCTGCAATCAATTTCAGTATCTGCTCGTCTAAAGTATCCAATTGATGATGTCCCATTTCTTAATTTATGATTAATAAATAACGATTGCTTTACCGTATTCTCATACAGTAATATGCAAAGTTAGCAAAATCTTTCCCAATTAAAATACGATTTATTACTTTTCTTGCTAAAAAATGAATAAACCCACACTCGGCATTATTTTCTCATACATGCATGAAAGTTATGCGCTCAATTTGCATTATCTTTAAAGAAGATAAGCTGCATCTCGGCATAACTTTTTCATGCAAGCATGAAAGTTATGCGCTCAATTTGCATTATCTTTGCCTATAACTACAAAATAAGATTGCTATGAAAAAATATCTTGTACTTGCATTATGCTTGCTGATACTAACAGTAGGCCATGCGCAAAACTACACTGAGTATTTTGCCGATAAGACATTGCGTGTTGATTATATCTTTACAGGAGACGCTTCTTGCCAAAATGTTTGTCTGGACGAGCTATCCGTACTTCCATCATGGGCCGGAAGACGCCATCATTTGGCCGAACTACCTTTGCAAGGTAACGGACAAATTATCATGAAGGATTTGGAAAGTGGAAAAACAGTCTATACGACTTCTTTTTCTTCCCTCTTTCAAGAATGGCTGGAGACGGATGAAGCTAAGGTCATCAGCAAAGGATTTGAAAATACATTTTTACTCCCCTATCCACTCCGCCCCGTGGAAATAGAAATCACATTGTTAAGTCCGAGAAAAGAAGTGCGTACATGTCTGAAACACACTGTTCGCCCGGATGATGTACTTATTCATCAAAAAGGGACTGCACATATCACTCCGCATAAGTACCTGCTAAAAAGTGGTGAAACAGATAAATGTATCGACGTAGCCATCCTTGCCGAAGGATATACGCCTGCCGAGATGGACGTATTCTATCAGGATGCGGAAATCGCCTGTAAGAGTCTATTTTCACACGAACCATTCAAAAGTATGAAAGATCGCTTCAATATTGTAGCAGTCGCCAGTCCTTCTGACGACAGTGGTGTAAGTGTCCCCCGTTTAGGAGAATGGAAGCATACGGCTTTTAACTCGCATTTCAGCACATTCTATTCTGATCGTTACCTGACGACCCGGTGTGTCAAATCCATACACGATGCTTTAGCCGGAATACCTTATGAACACATTATTATTCTCGCCAATACTGAAGAATATGGTGGTGGCGGTATCTATAATGCATATACTTTAACCACTGCACACCATCCGATGTTCCGCCCTGTAGTTGTGCATGAATTTGGGCACAGCTTCGGAGGATTAGCTGACGAGTACTTCTACAATGATGACGT
The nucleotide sequence above comes from Bacteroides intestinalis DSM 17393. Encoded proteins:
- a CDS encoding Lrp/AsnC family transcriptional regulator, translating into MGHHQLDTLDEQILKLIADNARIPFLEVARACNVSGAAIHQRIQKLTNLGILKGSEYVIDPEKIGYETCAYIGIYLKDPESFDAVTKALEAIPEIVECHFTTGKYDMFIKLYARNNHHLLSIIHDKLQPLGLARTETLISFHEAIKRQMPIMVEVDED
- a CDS encoding IgA Peptidase M64; the encoded protein is MKKYLVLALCLLILTVGHAQNYTEYFADKTLRVDYIFTGDASCQNVCLDELSVLPSWAGRRHHLAELPLQGNGQIIMKDLESGKTVYTTSFSSLFQEWLETDEAKVISKGFENTFLLPYPLRPVEIEITLLSPRKEVRTCLKHTVRPDDVLIHQKGTAHITPHKYLLKSGETDKCIDVAILAEGYTPAEMDVFYQDAEIACKSLFSHEPFKSMKDRFNIVAVASPSDDSGVSVPRLGEWKHTAFNSHFSTFYSDRYLTTRCVKSIHDALAGIPYEHIIILANTEEYGGGGIYNAYTLTTAHHPMFRPVVVHEFGHSFGGLADEYFYNDDVMTDTYPLDTEPWEQNISTRVDFASKWEDMLVKGTPVPTPVSEQAKYPVGVYEGGGYSAKGIFRPADNCRMRTNEHPTFCPVCQRALQRLIDFYTK